acatcaaaaataaaaactgctaTAGAAAATACGCAAGCTGGGTTTTTAATGTCTAACATTATAGCAAACACTATCCAGagaaattttttagtaaaagcATTCTCTTTTTTATGGACAAAAAAATGTTGTGTTTTATAGTTAggcaaaaactattttattacagGAGCATTGTAACCGTAGGCGCAATGtgtcaattaatacgtcatttagggTGTAAAATCGGGACAAGGGTATACAGTAAGAGCAATGTAATTGTAAGAGCCATCGTGGGCTTATGGTTAGATAATTGGTTTTCAAGTATGCGATTgtaatctttgtgagttcaaatccagcgtgatgtgagcttttcattccaagattttaacaccatagctggacatatgaaatcacacacaaactttgagatttatacgTATAAACTGAGCTGCTGGCAATACTAAAGGCCCTAACTGAAACCTATCACTTGTTGCAAAGAAACAGCATATTAAACGAGTGCAATATCTTCCAATTTAGCAGTAGTGTAGCCTAGAAGTTAGTAAATGAAAAGCCTGTTTTTTAATATAAAGCACAACAAAGCATTTGCATAACTCATAAAGGAAAAAACGTTGCATCTGCCATTAAAAATGACTGTTAGCTTTTATAATTCGTTAGCCTCTGTTCCATCACACTGATAAATGCCTACCTAGAAGTGCAACAGCTTCTAATCTGGTAATGCTAAACTCATTCATCAATACCACAATGGCATTCGGGTCGTGTCCTTCCGGAAAGAGGGTTTGTTTTCTCGGAGCATCTGGGTCGGCACAAGTTTGGCGACCAATTCTGTACGGAATATCTGCATCCTCCTTCCCTATAAGATTATTACTTGCTAGTAACACTTTTTCATCTTCTCTATGCACAAATTTATTAGagtttatagatatatttacaaaagcacacacacatactgataaatatacatagatatattgATGAAAGtacatacataattatattgatGAAAGTACATACATCTATTGATAGAAGTACGTACATCGATTGATAGAAGTACATGCACATATTGATAGAAGTACATGCATATATTGATGGAGGTACATGCATATATTGATGGAAGTACATACATTGATAAAAAAAATAAGCTTTTAGCAGCTGTAAGTCAGCCACATCAAAACAACACCACCGTGTGCCACTCATAATAGATTTATCTGGTGTTCCTTTTACCTGCATGGTTAATTGGTAGACTATAATATACTCTTTTACTTACCTGATGCTCGGAGTCCTTCATTTCCTGCCTCCACAGCAGCGAGAGCTATCAAGTCAGCTAGGGTGATGTTGCTTGAGTGTGTAGAATGCAGATTTCTTAATTCTCTGTAGGAGTTGCCCAACCCTGCAAGTTTAAGCTTTCTATTCAGTTGAAACTAATTTCATTATATCTTAATTTTCTTCTCATGCTCAGGGCTGTTGTTGTGAGTGATATCAAATGCTTTTCTTTTATGCTGGGTTAGTGCTATAACATTAGCAGATCAAATTGcataagaataaaatatattacattccCACTATAATCCTCATGAAAATATTTACTAgctaacaattttttaaaattttgaaataagataaataaaagattattaaattttaatcaaGTTTGTATTTGTTAGCTTGAGTTGCGTGATTTGTAAAGTTGATGTTTGtgcaactttatatatatatatatactatatcaaCTTTAGCGCTGCCGACATGCATTGTAGATTTATCTTAATTCATCGATCcgttttactaaatatttatcTTCCTTTCTATTTGTTATGCAAAGCACTGACTTTAGTTATTTAGCTAGTTATGTAAAACTATCTGCCCAAGCAAACAAGATTAACCCAACTCTAAGCAGATTCTTCGATGTTCACCAATATAACTGGTATAGTTGGCTGCTAGAGATCTTATACCTCATAATAGATTGTGAGTCTTCTTCCTTTCCTTTTTCAATTGTTCACCCTTCTAACTAATCATATTTAAGTGGGTTCATCATCATTACCGTTTGTTAAATCAGTTCTATAATATTACTGCTACAAATTATTCATATGGTGCAAAGAAGAGTAACAGAAATCTAAACAGTATTAATTAGTTGAACTCCAATGAAAGATTATGCATCTCATTCGTACTCAAAATGCAAAGCTTCGATAAGCAGTTCAGCTGCCTAtttgaattaattatttgaAGATGCGTATGTATAGAAAGCTATGTTTGGTTTATTGTTAATGTAAATGACTGGTTGATTCTATTATCCTGTCAAGGAGGTGGCATAGCAACCCACAATCTGGTCAGCTATTATGCATATGGCCAAATGAGTACTTTATGTAAATATCTAGCTTCTGAAAGATTTCAGCTTTCTATTTTATTCTGCTGGTCTGAAATAAGTGATTAATTATGTTTGCTTCcacctaatttaaaaaaattagcaatTTTAGCTTATTTGCATGACAACAGGATTATCAGAATTTTGGAGTAGTTAGAACGTTCTAGAATGCTTTAGATTTATACTAATTACGAAAAGAAATTTGGCAACAAATGGAGTCAGAAAATTATGAAggttttttgtaaaaacttgcAAAAGAGATGTTGAAAATATGAGCCAGTCTGTTACCATAGTTACCAATACAACAAAGTTCAGGCTCAATAGAAATCATAAAATGTGATATTTTTTCTTTCTCTAACCCATTGTATGTCTTTTTTCAACGTATGCTCCACCACAAGTCTGCCGGTCTAACAGAGACATTATGAGAGAAAAACTcgcattaaattaaaaacagttttaccGTTATTGTGATGGTTAGTTGTGTCAATACACCCGTCACAGCCGCCAATACAGGTGTGGAAACCAAGTTGCACCCAGTCTGCTATACGTGTAACCTGCAAAATAAAGGTCGTTAGGATTGATAGCCATCTCAAGCGAGTACCGAGCATTCTAAAACTGCTAGTTAAAAACTAACTGCTGGTTGTGTATTGGCTTGATGATAGCAAAAGtagaaaaactataaaagctatacATTAAACGATGCAAGCAAATTTAAGACtttatgcaaaaataaaatttaaaattaaatttaaaatttaaaattactgGAAGAGGCTGAGTAAATGTTTGAACACACCATCTGCGCCGTTATCCAATTTGTTTGTAATAGGATATGGAATTCAATGGTTTGGCTCTCTCTCATTTTTTCAGCCAACTCTACCCAAGCATGACAGGATATGTGCGGAAACTGTTTATGCATGTATCTCAAACCTAAACCACACGAGACAACGTCATCCTTTTTCAAGCCTACAGCAACCCAACACGAAACTCTTGCAGAAATAGATGTCATGAATATTAAGTAGCCAATCAGGTTTTGCCTACGCAGCACGTGGTGGTACTTGCACTTGACCACTTGATTGGAGTTGCCAAAAAAATTTAGATCAAAGATTCTAATTCTATTAAAGATGGAAGTGTAAAGACCTAGACCACAAACCACATTTTCATTTATCAAGAAAGGAAACACAAAGCTTAAGCACTAATTTACCTCAATCTCAAGCAAATGACATGATCACATTACAGATGGCCTTACCAAACTTGTTTCATTAATTAAACATGGAAGAATGCGCCCATTTATCTTGGTCAAGTCACGCTTCCCTGACATAATAGAAGAGGCGCAGCCCTGAAATCTGTTATCTGACAGTTTATTATCAATTGCTAGCGCTAAGATATGCTGGAGTCATTTCTTTAGCTACATGTACGTTTGAAACAAAGTTGAACCAAAAATTAAGCTTTGGTGATTTTATTGTTGCATAAAGCACTACGTGTAATGTTTATTCGTAgtttcatataatatattttcgAATAATTTTAATCATTCAGTAAAACGTCAAACTTTCTTTGGGAGTCTTGACTTCATATCATTCAGCATTAACCATTATAAATATTACTGtttgttttgatgtttttgaaataatattaaCGCTAGTAAAATTGTCTGCAATCCTTCTTACTCTTCTTATAAAAATTTAGTAGTCGGAATACTCAATACTCACATCCTGTTGGAGCATACCATGCAGCTCACTCCTGATGTGACCTATCGCTGCTCCATTTGTTCTTTGAGCATTTCGCTGTTGTAGCATAGCTGGCTGCCTTGCTACAGGTCGATCATCAAGTAAGGGAGCTGAACGCAAATTTGGTCTTCCTCTGGTTACAGGTTGGCGAATGGGAGCAGGTGTCGGACGAACGTTTGGTCTTCCTCTGGTTACAGGTTGGCGAATGGGAGCAGGTGTCGGACGAACATTTGGTCTTCCTCTGGTTACAGGTTGGCGAATGGGAGCAGGCATTGGGCGAAAGTTGGGTGTTCGTCTGGTTATTGGTTGGCGAACAGGTGCAGGCGTTGGACGAAAGTTGGGTGTTCGTCTAGTTACTGGTTGGCGAACAGGAGCAGGTGCTTGTCGGAAAGCTGGTCTTGGTTGTGTGACAGGCTGACGAACAGGTGCAGGTGTTGGACGAAAGTTGGGTGTTCGTCTAGTTATTGGTTGCCGAATGGGAGCAGGTGCTTGTCGGAAGGCTGGTCTTGGTCGTGTCACTGACTGGCGAACAGGTGCAGGTGTTGGACGGAAGTTGGGTTTTCTTCTGGTTACAGGTTGTCGAACTGGAACAGGTGCTGGACGAAAGTTGGGTGTTCGTCTGGTTACTGATTGGGGAACTGGTGCAGGTGCTTGTCGAAAGGCTGGCCTTGGTCGTGTGAAAGGTTGACGGTCAGGTGCAGGTGTCAGACGAGAATTGGGTCTTTTTCGAGTTGTAGGACGTCGAAACATCGTTGCTCCTTGACGAAATGTAGGCGATTGAAAGGCAACAGCTGTTTGTCGAAATGTCGGTGTTTGGTTTGTGACTGGTCGCATCGGAACAGTAGTTCGAAAATTTGACTGCTGCCTTCTTGGCCGAACAGGTTGTCGAATAGGTTGCAAGTTTTTGTTTGTAGACAATTGAGATCTACCTGTGAGTCTGTCACTGTTTCTGAGCCTTTGTAATGGAGTCAAGGAACGTGATGGTTGGAATGGATGAAGAAATGGTGATTTCGGTTGACTGGGTAGTAGTGGTCGACGGGGTTGAGGAAATCTACTACTGAAGCAATCAAACCGAAATGCATTCTGTGGAAGAGAGCATGCAGGAGGTCTGGTGCTGCAAAACATAAATAGATTATATACCTAGCTTTTACTAGCGATGTTATTTTTAGCCGTTTGATTGCTCTTAGTTTTGCCGATATCGGTTGCTTGGAAAATTTAACAGCATTTTAAGAATTTTCTGGAACTCCTGTTTTTATGGTTGTGTAAAACTTATTTTTCTATGATAACTATTAAAAAATAACACTAAACTGTATGCGCAACTTTTAGCTGCCGATAGCTGATTAATGTTGCACCTTGAAAGCAGCCGTGGCCTAGGAGTTTAGAACACCTGCAAACAAGTGTTTcaacctgcaaacaacaggtccaattttcaaaaaagacCACTGGTGATGACagaaatgacatccaaccttaaaatGCTTTCttcaactgggcatgtctctaaTTGTTGAGGTGACCTTGCCGCTGGACACAGAAATGTCAAGCCAATGCTCATAAAAACATGCACAGCATATTCTTTAGGTAGGCTAAGCAGACACCATACTGGACCTTCAAGGAATTGCTCACGAAAATGTAGCTATGATGCCTCCTCAAATGCTAACAGGAGGAGACGACTCATACGGTTGCCAACTTCATGACTCACTGTTTGGAATATTAGTAACTGTCAACCTACCTGGCAGTGGTCAGGGAGGTGCAGCAAAGTGCCAGAAGGAGTGGCTACAATAGAgataagaaaacaaaaaaaggtaATTATTTGAAGTTAACCCACTAGCCCTAGCCTATACTCATCTGTGTAACTTTATTCTACTATGAACATTGCCTACAATTAGTGTGTTTGACGGATATTTCACGGATCACTTTGCAAAACAAAGTATTCAAGGAAGCAACCTTTAGCATCAAATTTTGGCATGAACAGgtttttgcatgtttttttaGGCTTTTCAAGTTCGTTTGAGATGCCAGTGCTTGACCTTGGTAACGTTAAGATATAGCCAACTATCTAGGAGCCTTGTATTCCTATCAAGAAGGTATTAGTGAAGGTCACACGAAGGTCTGCAGATATATTCACTTCATGTGAACTTATAGATGGAGATAGATGAGTCAAAACTTTACAAGCACTTATATAAAAAGATAACTCTGcttagtttttaaactttaatcatatattatactattatatattactttattggcattaaagtatattatattatattatgtttattataatttatttaatattccTGCTATAGTTTTTGTAAGCAAATTGAATTGTTAAAAGAGCTACTATATTATGTTTTTGAAATTTCCCTCGGcatgctaaaatttaatttttactataataacattCATCTGAACCCACGCAAAGaactttagataaaaaattgcacTGCAAAGTGATTGCACCGTGTTTAATTCCAATTTGCGAAAGattgtagattggaatcaaacACAGATATTCAGATCCCGAGCCAAGCGCTACCATCTGCGCGACTAAGCCACCCTTCtaatctaagaataattgtgcacatagttattacacatgacaatctctcacagcgcacagGACTACTAGCATACTAGTATTAGCAACAAATAAATGATAAAGTTTTAACCAATAGTAAAAGACAAGACTGACTAGAGAAGACTCATGAAATAACTGTGTTAGCAAATGCTATAAGTTTTATGCTATAACCATAACTCATGAAAAGGTACATGTTACTGTTACCGTATTGGGGTTATATTTTATTCGAGCTGTTGAGTGTGCAGCATACAGTGATACCCTAAATGAAGGGGGGAAAGttcacgcccggtgaaggtggTTTAAAAATTATTAGTCTGGCAGCAAAGGCCCTTTTGCTCGGAAACCCAGAGCTCTTTGGTTCTAAGTATAAGCTCTATAAGTACTAGATGAGGGCAGGTTGGTTTGGTTGGTACCAGGGTGGAGTATATCTAATGTCAAAACTCATAATAAACACGAATGAATGGTAGAAGGATATGCATGGAGCCTTGTGGAAAAGAACTTATGTAATGCATGTGTGACAGCTACATCTGGtgttaaaatgaata
The genomic region above belongs to Watersipora subatra chromosome 1, tzWatSuba1.1, whole genome shotgun sequence and contains:
- the LOC137407061 gene encoding uncharacterized protein, translating into MKGVLYSGLSSLMPLLLALCCTSLTTASTRPPACSLPQNAFRFDCFSSRFPQPRRPLLPSQPKSPFLHPFQPSRSLTPLQRLRNSDRLTGRSQLSTNKNLQPIRQPVRPRRQQSNFRTTVPMRPVTNQTPTFRQTAVAFQSPTFRQGATMFRRPTTRKRPNSRLTPAPDRQPFTRPRPAFRQAPAPVPQSVTRRTPNFRPAPVPVRQPVTRRKPNFRPTPAPVRQSVTRPRPAFRQAPAPIRQPITRRTPNFRPTPAPVRQPVTQPRPAFRQAPAPVRQPVTRRTPNFRPTPAPVRQPITRRTPNFRPMPAPIRQPVTRGRPNVRPTPAPIRQPVTRGRPNVRPTPAPIRQPVTRGRPNLRSAPLLDDRPVARQPAMLQQRNAQRTNGAAIGHIRSELHGMLQQDVTRIADWVQLGFHTCIGGCDGCIDTTNHHNNGLGNSYRELRNLHSTHSSNITLADLIALAAVEAGNEGLRASGKEDADIPYRIGRQTCADPDAPRKQTLFPEGHDPNAIVVLMNEFSITRLEAVALLGAHSLGRCTGANSGFHGPWDNSPNKLDNAYYRSLLGTDWVTTVGPGGKVQWTADRNNPDSRMMLNADMATFKQFTVRGNSSEPSCTSMASCTVPSVDEPTVRRYSQDEKAFHEDFANVYVKMLEKSAEVLTFP